The following are encoded in a window of Salinibacter ruber DSM 13855 genomic DNA:
- a CDS encoding anti-sigma factor, translating to MQFPERPFDGEASGDGVPSYEWLDEWLCEYVDGTMDPSVEAVFEQYVEANPELRAHIERLRQTRELLCGGEDTGAPPTAPMEAAREVEEDLLRDAAPELLASEETSRSVVALGLASSIAVALVVGFLAGSMLVEPSTLSSGPATAIERQAAPSEGRDEASPRRGAADRGRPPRASSFSSADRLLTLPAEAPSPSTDTGRAAPTFMTAGER from the coding sequence ATGCAGTTCCCCGAGCGACCCTTTGACGGAGAGGCGTCCGGCGACGGGGTCCCTTCCTACGAGTGGCTCGACGAGTGGCTCTGCGAGTACGTGGACGGGACAATGGACCCTTCGGTCGAGGCCGTCTTTGAGCAGTACGTGGAGGCCAATCCTGAGCTGCGGGCCCACATAGAGCGCCTTCGCCAGACGCGCGAACTGCTTTGCGGGGGCGAGGACACCGGGGCGCCGCCCACGGCCCCGATGGAAGCCGCGCGAGAGGTGGAAGAAGACCTTCTCCGAGACGCCGCTCCAGAACTGCTTGCGTCGGAGGAGACCAGTCGGTCCGTCGTGGCCCTCGGGCTTGCGTCGTCCATTGCGGTGGCCCTCGTCGTGGGATTTCTTGCCGGGTCGATGCTCGTGGAGCCGTCTACGCTCTCGTCCGGACCGGCCACTGCGATTGAGCGACAGGCCGCGCCGTCGGAGGGGCGAGACGAAGCATCGCCGCGCCGGGGCGCAGCCGACCGAGGCCGACCGCCGCGCGCCTCATCGTTTTCGTCGGCCGACCGGCTTCTCACACTTCCGGCAGAGGCCCCGTCACCGAGCACCGACACGGGCCGTGCCGCACCGACGTTTATGACGGCCGGGGAGCGCTGA
- a CDS encoding TrmH family RNA methyltransferase produces MPTPLSNRRRKAIAALTRRRGRRRHDRTLVEGPRALRAALDADAPLVEVVVTPEGRGDPTVQALLEQLSVSVHETDPDTMTTLTDVETPQGVVAVAERRLRDPETVPEQIGEAGTVLVLDGIQDPGNVGTLLRTAAWFGAQAVVAGPGTAGLYGPKVMRAGAGSHWALPLARTDAPGPFLDRLRRHGAALYGADLQGTRADAWGPDRPSALVLGSEAHGLSAAVLDRLDLTVSLPGAPDRPAAESLNVAVAGGILLYEWLGP; encoded by the coding sequence ATGCCCACGCCCCTGTCCAACCGCCGCCGCAAGGCCATCGCCGCCCTCACCCGCCGCCGGGGCCGCCGGCGACACGACCGGACGCTCGTTGAAGGGCCCCGTGCCCTCCGGGCGGCGCTCGACGCGGACGCCCCCCTCGTGGAGGTCGTCGTGACCCCGGAGGGGCGTGGCGACCCGACCGTTCAGGCCCTCCTGGAGCAGCTGTCGGTCTCTGTGCACGAGACGGACCCCGACACGATGACGACCCTCACCGACGTGGAGACGCCCCAGGGCGTCGTGGCCGTGGCGGAGCGCCGTCTTCGGGATCCCGAAACGGTGCCCGAGCAGATCGGCGAGGCCGGCACGGTTCTCGTGCTGGACGGGATTCAGGACCCGGGCAATGTGGGCACGCTGCTCCGCACGGCGGCGTGGTTCGGGGCCCAGGCCGTCGTGGCCGGGCCCGGCACTGCGGGCCTGTACGGCCCCAAGGTGATGCGCGCGGGTGCCGGCAGTCACTGGGCCCTGCCTCTCGCCCGCACGGACGCCCCGGGCCCCTTCCTCGACCGCCTTCGCCGCCACGGGGCTGCCCTCTACGGGGCCGACCTCCAGGGCACCCGCGCCGATGCCTGGGGCCCCGACCGGCCCTCGGCCCTCGTGCTGGGCAGCGAGGCCCACGGCCTCAGTGCCGCCGTGCTCGACCGCCTCGACCTGACGGTGTCCCTCCCCGGCGCCCCCGATCGTCCCGCCGCCGAGTCGCTCAACGTGGCCGTCGCCGGTGGGATTCTCCTGTACGAGTGGCTTGGCCCCTGA
- a CDS encoding low molecular weight phosphatase family protein, producing MSAQYLFVCTGNTCRSPLAEALAEARGVSAESAGVAAGPGDGAAPNADRALREARGLSLRGHTPRDVSAVDLTAAGRIVAMSPAVARRLRDDHDWAPDAMVTWAVPDPYGGSLADYRWCLEEISAALDDLLASG from the coding sequence ATGAGCGCACAATATCTCTTTGTCTGTACGGGCAACACGTGCCGGAGTCCCCTGGCCGAAGCCCTCGCGGAGGCGCGGGGCGTGTCGGCCGAGAGTGCAGGGGTGGCCGCGGGCCCGGGCGACGGGGCGGCGCCGAATGCAGATCGAGCCCTGCGCGAGGCGCGAGGGCTGTCGCTACGGGGCCACACGCCCCGCGACGTGTCTGCGGTGGACCTGACGGCGGCCGGGCGGATCGTGGCCATGAGTCCGGCGGTGGCGCGCCGACTCCGAGACGATCACGACTGGGCCCCCGACGCGATGGTCACCTGGGCCGTCCCCGACCCCTACGGCGGGTCGCTCGCCGACTACCGGTGGTGCCTCGAAGAGATCAGCGCGGCCCTGGACGATCTGCTCGCATCGGGGTAG
- a CDS encoding NuoI/complex I 23 kDa subunit family protein, which yields MPGTPENTKKENERDLNFWESLYLPELFKGLGYSFDRMANEPTYTFEYPEEQWYPPDSYRGRPVLVEEDDRPRCVSCNLCARACPPLAISMQSKEVNNVKEREPEWFEINMLRCIYCGFCEEVCPEEAIVMSKEHDLTFQSRDEAVFDLDDLLRPSEQMQDRLEYLDQYKNKQFGQQWDFKKENNLHSVKDQHFLDWLAEEGMDDLDTTHQREDRMATEGDQDWGGDRQGPPQTKHAAE from the coding sequence ATGCCTGGCACGCCCGAGAACACAAAGAAAGAGAACGAGCGGGACCTCAATTTCTGGGAGAGCCTCTACCTGCCGGAGCTGTTCAAGGGGCTCGGCTACTCGTTCGACCGGATGGCCAACGAGCCGACCTACACGTTCGAGTACCCGGAAGAGCAGTGGTATCCGCCGGACAGCTACCGCGGGCGGCCGGTGCTCGTGGAGGAGGACGATCGGCCGCGGTGCGTCTCCTGCAACCTGTGCGCCCGGGCCTGCCCGCCGCTCGCCATCTCCATGCAGTCGAAGGAGGTGAACAATGTGAAGGAGCGGGAGCCGGAGTGGTTCGAAATCAACATGCTCCGCTGCATCTACTGTGGCTTCTGCGAGGAGGTGTGCCCGGAGGAGGCGATCGTCATGTCGAAGGAGCACGACCTCACCTTCCAGAGCCGCGACGAGGCGGTCTTCGACCTCGACGACCTGCTGCGGCCGAGCGAGCAGATGCAGGATCGCCTCGAGTACCTGGATCAGTACAAAAACAAGCAGTTCGGGCAGCAGTGGGACTTCAAGAAGGAGAACAACCTCCACAGCGTGAAGGACCAGCACTTCCTGGACTGGCTGGCCGAGGAGGGCATGGACGACCTGGACACCACCCACCAGCGTGAAGATCGCATGGCCACGGAGGGCGATCAGGACTGGGGGGGCGACCGGCAGGGCCCGCCGCAGACCAAGCACGCCGCGGAGTAG
- a CDS encoding NAD(P)H-hydrate dehydratase, which produces MASSDAEALCPPVLTAGAMQAADRYTIEEYGLPSFTLMETAGRGCAARIQDAYGPLEDEAVVVLCGKGNNGGDGLVVARHLVTDGARVHVVLASAPDELSDDAAHNLSLLRQLQADGAVGERLTIGELEDVETLTAAVAPLRPRLYVDALLGTGLTSDVREPIRSLVTWVNGRTAPTVALDVPTGLHSDTGAVLGVAVRADRTATMAAPKVGLRVGEGPTRAGTVEVVDIGMPPFVLDRAAEKPGCVRETTDAAVRAWWPARDPDAYKYSVGTALIVGGAPPFAGAPVMAAKAAGRSGAGYVRCAGPETIHATLAGALTTIPTLPLPTGDDDGIAPDAALDALAEAADTADAILVGPGLGRAPGTAQFVRRLVRTVDTPLVLDADGLNALAGHIDELADQRQAPWVLTPHAGEFRRLAGEEGALTDRVRAAQTYAERWDAVCLLKGMPSVVAGPTGRTVLGSIATPALATAGTGDVLAGQCVGLMAQGLSPLNAAAAALHVGGAAAERYGATHDPRSMVATDLLDMIPRVAAERFGEGRRQR; this is translated from the coding sequence ATGGCTTCTTCCGACGCTGAAGCACTGTGCCCCCCCGTCCTTACGGCGGGTGCCATGCAGGCGGCCGACCGCTACACGATTGAGGAGTACGGCCTGCCCAGCTTTACGCTCATGGAGACGGCCGGTCGGGGCTGTGCCGCGCGCATCCAGGACGCCTACGGGCCCCTGGAGGACGAGGCCGTGGTGGTGCTCTGCGGCAAGGGCAACAACGGCGGGGACGGGCTCGTCGTGGCGCGGCACCTCGTGACCGACGGGGCGCGGGTACACGTCGTCCTGGCGAGCGCCCCCGACGAGCTGAGCGACGACGCGGCCCACAATCTGTCGCTGCTGCGGCAACTCCAGGCGGACGGGGCGGTCGGGGAGCGACTGACCATCGGGGAGCTGGAGGACGTGGAGACACTGACGGCCGCGGTGGCGCCGCTTCGGCCTCGCCTCTACGTCGACGCGCTCCTGGGGACGGGGCTCACGAGCGACGTGCGGGAGCCCATCCGCAGCCTCGTGACGTGGGTGAATGGGCGGACGGCGCCGACGGTGGCCCTCGACGTGCCCACCGGCCTCCACAGCGACACCGGGGCGGTTCTTGGCGTCGCCGTCCGGGCCGACCGCACGGCGACGATGGCCGCGCCGAAGGTGGGCCTGCGGGTCGGCGAGGGGCCCACGCGGGCCGGAACCGTCGAGGTCGTCGATATTGGCATGCCTCCGTTCGTGCTCGACCGTGCCGCGGAGAAGCCGGGCTGCGTGCGCGAGACGACCGACGCGGCGGTGCGGGCGTGGTGGCCGGCACGAGACCCCGACGCTTACAAATACAGTGTCGGGACGGCTCTGATCGTCGGGGGGGCGCCTCCGTTTGCGGGGGCGCCGGTCATGGCGGCAAAGGCGGCGGGGCGCAGCGGCGCCGGGTACGTGCGGTGTGCGGGGCCGGAGACCATCCACGCGACGCTCGCCGGGGCCCTCACGACGATTCCCACCCTTCCACTCCCGACCGGGGACGACGACGGCATTGCCCCAGACGCGGCCCTCGATGCGCTGGCCGAGGCCGCAGACACTGCGGACGCTATTCTCGTGGGGCCGGGCCTCGGGCGCGCCCCGGGAACGGCACAGTTCGTGCGACGACTGGTGCGGACGGTCGATACGCCCCTTGTGCTCGACGCCGACGGCCTCAACGCACTGGCCGGTCACATCGATGAGTTGGCCGACCAGCGACAGGCGCCGTGGGTCTTGACGCCGCACGCCGGGGAGTTCCGGCGGCTTGCGGGGGAGGAGGGGGCCCTCACCGACCGGGTGCGCGCCGCACAAACCTACGCGGAGCGGTGGGACGCCGTGTGTCTGCTGAAAGGCATGCCGAGCGTCGTTGCCGGGCCGACCGGTCGGACCGTCCTCGGAAGCATTGCCACGCCGGCCCTGGCGACGGCGGGCACGGGCGACGTGCTGGCCGGCCAGTGCGTGGGGCTCATGGCCCAGGGGCTGTCGCCGCTCAATGCTGCCGCGGCGGCCCTGCACGTGGGCGGGGCCGCGGCCGAGCGGTACGGCGCCACCCACGACCCCCGGTCGATGGTGGCGACCGACCTGCTCGACATGATACCCCGTGTGGCCGCCGAACGGTTCGGAGAGGGGCGTCGGCAGAGGTAA
- the holA gene encoding DNA polymerase III subunit delta produces MAKDTGPSYDDLATAFRHQNFEPLYFFFGEETFLIDELQELLIDEALDPSQHDFNLDVVYGSETEASEVIGLCQGFPAGAPKRVVVVREFEKLENNRQFKDYAAQPNPQAIVLLACTSKPNLSAHPYRALKEHATWSEFESPYDNEMPGWIQDYVQGQGYEIKPKAVQMLADYVGTDLQRAASEIEKLITFAGDATRLTADDVLAASGQTREFNVFELQSALGEGRPADAQRIVDRILQQASNPRSEAIMMVAVLNGYFDKLWKLQKPGALRENKYDLAGYIGVSPYFVEEYKHAAQRYDRSAIADAYSALVAADYELKGGASREASLVMTLLLRRLLPPDARPVAA; encoded by the coding sequence ATGGCAAAAGACACGGGCCCGTCCTACGACGATCTGGCCACGGCCTTCCGGCACCAAAACTTCGAGCCCCTCTACTTTTTCTTTGGAGAGGAGACCTTCCTGATCGACGAGCTGCAGGAGCTGCTCATCGACGAGGCGCTCGACCCGAGCCAGCACGACTTCAACCTCGACGTGGTGTACGGGTCGGAGACGGAGGCTTCAGAGGTGATTGGGCTGTGCCAGGGCTTTCCGGCGGGGGCGCCGAAGCGGGTCGTGGTGGTCCGCGAGTTCGAGAAGCTCGAGAACAACCGTCAGTTCAAGGACTACGCCGCCCAGCCCAATCCGCAGGCCATCGTCCTGCTCGCCTGCACCAGCAAGCCGAACCTGAGCGCCCATCCGTACCGCGCGCTGAAGGAGCACGCCACGTGGTCCGAGTTCGAGTCGCCGTACGACAACGAGATGCCGGGCTGGATTCAGGACTACGTGCAGGGCCAGGGGTACGAGATCAAGCCGAAGGCCGTCCAGATGCTCGCCGATTACGTGGGCACCGACCTGCAGCGGGCGGCGAGCGAGATCGAGAAGCTCATCACGTTTGCCGGCGACGCCACGCGGCTCACGGCCGACGACGTGCTTGCCGCCAGCGGCCAGACGCGCGAGTTCAACGTCTTTGAGCTGCAGAGCGCCCTGGGGGAGGGGCGTCCCGCCGACGCACAGCGTATCGTCGACCGCATTCTGCAGCAGGCGTCCAACCCGCGCAGCGAGGCCATCATGATGGTGGCCGTGCTCAACGGCTATTTCGACAAGCTCTGGAAGTTGCAGAAGCCCGGGGCCCTGCGCGAGAACAAGTACGACCTTGCCGGCTACATCGGGGTCAGCCCCTACTTCGTAGAGGAGTACAAGCACGCCGCCCAGCGCTACGACCGCTCGGCGATTGCCGACGCCTACTCGGCCCTCGTGGCGGCGGACTACGAGCTCAAGGGCGGGGCGTCCCGCGAGGCCTCGCTCGTGATGACGCTCCTGTTGCGGCGGCTGCTTCCGCCGGATGCCCGTCCGGTGGCGGCGTAG
- a CDS encoding DUF3177 family protein: MLPVLIRLDFVLATALLVAAPLGLLLASVWRPAVRGRLLAYWRASSLLMVTVYLMVDGRPGAFVAGNTALVAIPLALHAGDVLFVPGPASLGEGPVATWFRRWRAGATAFCGASLLLTVPALRCAWEGAENPVCAAWLAPPRELHRALHASVDPATLGDAAVIGGLIYGAYLVASVIRVGWAVWRS, encoded by the coding sequence GTGCTTCCCGTCCTCATTCGTCTCGACTTCGTTCTCGCCACGGCGCTCCTGGTCGCCGCGCCGCTGGGGCTCCTGCTCGCGTCGGTGTGGCGGCCCGCGGTGCGGGGACGCCTCCTGGCCTACTGGCGGGCCTCGTCGCTGCTAATGGTGACGGTCTACCTGATGGTAGACGGCCGCCCCGGGGCCTTCGTGGCGGGCAACACGGCCCTCGTCGCGATTCCGCTCGCGCTCCATGCCGGCGACGTGCTCTTCGTGCCCGGGCCTGCGTCGCTGGGGGAGGGGCCCGTGGCGACCTGGTTCCGGCGTTGGCGAGCGGGGGCCACGGCCTTCTGTGGCGCGAGCCTGCTGCTCACGGTGCCCGCGCTCCGGTGCGCCTGGGAGGGGGCCGAGAACCCCGTCTGTGCGGCCTGGCTGGCGCCCCCACGAGAACTTCACCGGGCCCTCCATGCCTCGGTGGACCCGGCGACGCTCGGCGACGCCGCCGTCATCGGCGGGCTGATCTACGGGGCATACCTCGTGGCGTCCGTGATCCGCGTCGGATGGGCGGTCTGGCGGTCGTGA
- a CDS encoding DinB family protein produces MEETIDIAEARAEDPEALRDALVDQFGYLVDEITALRTVVDGLPDEILGGRPEPDALTMKELYGAIATLDAEVRRTRVDRIVDEEEPDLAPVDVDAEVYDAGWNDRAIDDILQEVKGARRALTERLETLPLDAWHRAATLEDETLTLFGLVHRMTKNDFQRLRDLGYRLHGAHLSEDDEPLPT; encoded by the coding sequence ATGGAAGAGACCATTGACATTGCCGAGGCGCGGGCCGAGGACCCCGAGGCCCTGCGAGACGCCCTGGTGGACCAGTTCGGGTACCTCGTTGACGAGATTACGGCCCTCCGGACGGTGGTGGACGGCCTGCCCGACGAGATTCTTGGCGGACGCCCCGAGCCCGACGCCCTTACGATGAAAGAGTTGTACGGGGCCATCGCGACGCTCGACGCCGAGGTGCGTCGGACGCGGGTCGACCGGATTGTTGACGAGGAGGAGCCGGACCTGGCGCCGGTCGACGTGGACGCGGAGGTGTACGACGCGGGCTGGAATGATCGGGCCATCGACGACATCCTGCAGGAGGTGAAAGGGGCCCGGCGTGCGCTCACCGAGCGACTGGAGACGCTGCCCCTCGACGCCTGGCACCGCGCCGCCACGCTGGAGGACGAGACGCTTACCCTCTTCGGGCTGGTCCACCGCATGACGAAGAACGACTTCCAGCGGCTCCGCGATCTCGGCTACCGGCTCCACGGGGCCCACCTCTCCGAGGACGATGAGCCCCTGCCGACCTGA
- a CDS encoding energy transducer TonB, protein MALRKEEGADLRKQYPLYVEIGLVLSLTLLIVAFRADFSNESSFQVQMEEQETVDMKQIQQTQQEKEPPPPPKPPVPQEVPNNEVIENETDFDASLDMDERLDTSQGPPDDGEEEEEEEQEIFMVVENQPELVGGMRALQQSVEYPEFAKKAGIEGRVIVQFVVDEQGNVKNPKVTRGVHKLLNEEAVKAVKEQSFKPGKQRGQAVKVQMSLPVTFRLQ, encoded by the coding sequence ATGGCCTTGCGCAAGGAAGAAGGGGCGGATCTACGCAAACAGTACCCGCTGTACGTAGAGATCGGCCTGGTTCTCTCGCTTACGCTCCTCATCGTGGCCTTCCGGGCCGACTTCTCGAACGAAAGCTCGTTCCAGGTCCAGATGGAGGAGCAGGAGACCGTGGACATGAAGCAGATCCAGCAGACCCAGCAGGAGAAGGAGCCGCCGCCGCCCCCGAAGCCCCCGGTGCCCCAGGAGGTGCCGAACAACGAAGTTATCGAGAATGAGACCGACTTCGACGCCTCGCTCGACATGGACGAGCGGCTGGACACCAGTCAAGGGCCGCCCGACGACGGGGAAGAGGAGGAGGAAGAGGAGCAGGAAATCTTTATGGTCGTCGAGAACCAACCCGAGTTGGTCGGCGGCATGAGGGCGCTCCAGCAGTCGGTCGAGTACCCCGAATTTGCGAAGAAGGCCGGCATCGAGGGGCGCGTGATCGTTCAGTTCGTCGTGGACGAGCAGGGCAACGTGAAGAACCCAAAGGTGACACGGGGCGTCCACAAGCTTCTGAATGAGGAAGCCGTCAAGGCGGTGAAGGAGCAGAGCTTCAAGCCCGGGAAGCAGCGGGGACAGGCCGTAAAGGTCCAGATGTCCCTTCCCGTGACGTTCCGGCTTCAGTAA
- a CDS encoding Ig-like domain-containing protein, whose protein sequence is MSVSGSGGGGWDGGTKNGGRCAVGSAFGLLIGLLVSCANPQAPSGGPRDSTPPSVVQTRPVQDTVDVSTDVGALRVEFSEYVERSTLSQALSITPTFEQRPQFSWDGRAVEIQFPSALRDSTTYIFTFGTTLSDARGVSLETPITVAFSTGERINRGQIEGRVVNGPSGTTQQGVDVFAYALPPGASAVRPLPDAPSYRTQTGEGGRFSFDYMREGPYYVLALRDNNRNRQPDPQEPVAVPPRLSIRADSGAAAVPVPWLLARRDTTAPQLQQVRPVSRQRLRLRFDEPVRLGTRSPTAWAPRDSATGTPVAVRGVYNAPDRPNAIVVRTAPMPDARHALPLRRGAVVDTLGQPLRPDTARFRAAARADTLRTRFRGFVPTGLGQDSTGARPLLPGVQPGVRFNQAPDSAALREGVDVRDTTGAPQSVSFATDDGTTYRLRPDPPLSPGKVVDVRVAGDVFAQPDTTVRRRFRRVTGRVLGALAGRARVIDTTRAAEEGGEADADAPAARPSPIRADSARADSLAAPEDSLGTQRDATPPDSLLDGGPVAVDLTAVESSIPVAPRRLTTPPDSLFEFAELPEGRYRFRAYLDRNENGRWDGGQIQPYVPAEPVTWLREPLEARPRWTTELPVPLRIPVLVPEPARPDASPPDTSGSAGRGR, encoded by the coding sequence ATGTCAGTGTCGGGTAGCGGCGGGGGGGGCTGGGACGGAGGCACTAAAAATGGGGGCCGGTGTGCCGTCGGAAGTGCCTTCGGGCTGCTGATTGGGCTTCTCGTGTCCTGTGCCAATCCGCAGGCCCCGAGCGGCGGCCCGAGGGACAGCACGCCCCCCTCGGTCGTCCAGACACGCCCCGTACAGGACACCGTCGACGTGTCTACGGACGTGGGCGCGCTGCGTGTCGAGTTTTCGGAGTACGTGGAGCGGAGCACCCTCTCCCAGGCCCTGTCCATTACCCCGACTTTCGAGCAGCGGCCCCAGTTCAGCTGGGACGGACGGGCGGTCGAGATTCAGTTTCCGTCCGCGCTTCGCGACAGCACGACTTACATCTTCACATTCGGCACGACCCTGAGCGACGCCCGGGGCGTCTCGCTCGAAACCCCGATCACGGTGGCGTTTTCGACGGGGGAGCGCATCAATCGGGGCCAAATTGAAGGCCGCGTCGTGAACGGCCCCTCGGGCACCACCCAGCAGGGCGTGGATGTGTTTGCCTACGCCCTCCCGCCCGGGGCGTCGGCCGTCCGGCCGCTGCCCGACGCGCCCAGCTATCGCACACAGACCGGCGAGGGGGGGCGCTTTTCGTTCGACTACATGCGGGAAGGGCCCTACTACGTTCTTGCCCTCCGCGACAACAACCGCAATCGTCAGCCCGATCCCCAAGAGCCGGTGGCCGTGCCGCCCCGGCTGTCGATCCGGGCCGACAGTGGGGCCGCGGCGGTGCCGGTGCCCTGGCTCCTGGCGCGGCGCGACACGACCGCCCCGCAGCTCCAGCAGGTGCGGCCGGTGAGTCGGCAGCGCCTGCGCCTGCGCTTCGACGAGCCGGTGCGGCTCGGGACGCGATCCCCGACGGCATGGGCCCCGCGCGACTCGGCCACCGGCACCCCGGTGGCCGTGCGGGGGGTGTACAACGCCCCCGATCGCCCGAACGCGATCGTGGTGCGCACGGCGCCGATGCCCGATGCGCGCCACGCCCTGCCGCTGCGACGTGGCGCGGTGGTCGATACCTTGGGGCAGCCGCTCAGGCCGGACACGGCCCGGTTCCGGGCGGCCGCGCGGGCTGACACCCTGCGCACGCGGTTCCGAGGATTCGTGCCGACCGGCCTGGGGCAAGACTCGACGGGGGCGCGTCCCCTCCTGCCGGGCGTGCAGCCGGGCGTCCGATTTAATCAGGCCCCGGACAGCGCGGCACTGCGGGAGGGCGTGGACGTCCGGGACACCACCGGCGCCCCCCAGTCTGTCTCGTTCGCAACCGACGACGGCACCACCTACCGACTTCGGCCCGACCCGCCCCTTTCGCCGGGGAAGGTCGTCGACGTGCGGGTGGCGGGGGACGTATTTGCCCAGCCGGACACGACCGTTCGTCGTCGCTTCCGGCGCGTTACCGGCCGGGTGCTCGGCGCGCTTGCGGGTCGGGCCCGCGTCATCGACACGACGCGCGCGGCGGAGGAGGGGGGAGAAGCGGACGCGGACGCCCCCGCGGCCCGCCCGTCGCCCATTCGTGCCGACTCGGCTCGGGCCGACTCCCTCGCCGCCCCCGAAGACTCGTTGGGGACCCAGCGGGACGCGACGCCTCCGGACTCGCTGCTGGACGGCGGCCCGGTTGCGGTCGACCTGACGGCGGTCGAGTCCTCCATTCCGGTGGCCCCCCGCCGACTGACCACGCCGCCCGACAGTCTGTTTGAGTTCGCGGAGCTGCCGGAGGGCCGGTATCGGTTCCGGGCGTACCTGGACCGCAACGAGAACGGGCGGTGGGACGGCGGCCAAATCCAGCCCTACGTGCCGGCGGAACCGGTGACGTGGCTCCGGGAGCCGCTGGAGGCGCGCCCCCGGTGGACGACAGAGCTGCCGGTCCCGCTGCGGATCCCGGTTCTCGTGCCGGAGCCGGCCCGGCCCGACGCGTCGCCGCCCGACACATCCGGATCCGCTGGGCGGGGCCGCTGA
- a CDS encoding Glu/Leu/Phe/Val family dehydrogenase, translated as MPFNFDVYERSAYREPAPIDHDSPFQSMMERFDVAAEILELSPGFYEYLCRPARMHVTSIPVEMDSGRVKIFEGYRVIHNNVLGPSKGGIRFAPDVTLNEVKALAGWMTWKCSLVDLPFGGAKGGVACNPEEMSPGELERLTRRYTADLFDVFGPDKDIPAPDMNTNEQIMAWVLDTYSMHARQTENAVVTGKPVGLGGSKGRRQATGRGVMTVTLAAMEQIGLAPGDCTVAVQGFGNVGATAADLLGEQGCTVVAVSDITGGYYNENGLDLKAMKAYTQQNGGTLAGYEEAQHITNEELLTLDVDVLVPAAKEDQINREIAEDLRARIVAEGANGPTHPAADEVLAEKEVLVIPDILANAGGVTASYFEWVQNRQGFFWTEEEVNRRLDRMMGEAFDKVYTAADKYDVSLRIAAYVVGIRRVAEALRMRGIYA; from the coding sequence ATGCCGTTCAACTTTGACGTCTACGAGCGGTCGGCGTATCGTGAGCCGGCCCCGATCGACCACGACAGCCCGTTCCAGTCCATGATGGAGCGGTTCGACGTGGCCGCCGAAATTCTCGAACTGAGCCCTGGCTTCTACGAGTATCTTTGCCGCCCGGCACGGATGCACGTGACGTCGATCCCGGTGGAGATGGACTCGGGCCGCGTGAAGATCTTCGAGGGCTACCGGGTCATCCACAACAACGTCCTGGGGCCCAGCAAGGGCGGCATTCGCTTCGCGCCGGACGTGACGCTCAACGAGGTGAAGGCGCTGGCCGGTTGGATGACGTGGAAGTGCTCGCTGGTGGACCTGCCCTTCGGCGGCGCGAAGGGAGGGGTCGCGTGCAATCCGGAGGAGATGAGCCCGGGCGAGCTGGAGCGGCTCACGCGCCGCTACACCGCCGACCTGTTCGACGTGTTCGGCCCGGACAAGGACATCCCGGCCCCCGACATGAACACGAACGAGCAGATCATGGCCTGGGTGCTAGACACGTACTCGATGCACGCCCGTCAGACCGAAAATGCCGTCGTGACGGGCAAGCCCGTTGGCCTCGGGGGGTCGAAGGGGCGTCGGCAGGCCACCGGCCGGGGCGTGATGACCGTGACGCTCGCCGCGATGGAGCAGATCGGGCTTGCGCCGGGCGACTGCACCGTAGCCGTACAGGGCTTCGGCAACGTCGGGGCCACGGCCGCCGACCTGCTGGGCGAGCAGGGGTGTACCGTGGTGGCCGTCAGCGACATCACGGGGGGGTACTACAACGAGAACGGCCTCGACCTGAAGGCGATGAAGGCCTACACCCAGCAGAATGGGGGGACCCTGGCGGGCTACGAGGAGGCACAGCACATCACTAACGAAGAGCTCCTGACGCTCGACGTGGACGTGCTCGTGCCGGCGGCCAAGGAGGATCAGATTAACCGCGAGATCGCCGAGGACCTGCGGGCCCGGATCGTGGCGGAGGGGGCGAACGGACCCACCCATCCGGCGGCCGACGAGGTGCTGGCGGAGAAGGAGGTGCTCGTCATCCCGGACATTCTCGCGAATGCGGGGGGCGTGACGGCGTCGTACTTCGAATGGGTCCAGAACCGACAGGGCTTCTTCTGGACCGAGGAGGAAGTAAACCGCCGCCTCGACCGCATGATGGGGGAGGCGTTCGACAAGGTCTACACGGCGGCGGACAAGTACGACGTCTCCCTCCGCATCGCGGCGTACGTGGTGGGAATCCGTCGGGTGGCCGAGGCGCTCCGGATGCGCGGAATCTACGCGTGA